One Podarcis raffonei isolate rPodRaf1 chromosome 3, rPodRaf1.pri, whole genome shotgun sequence genomic region harbors:
- the LGSN gene encoding lengsin gives MDKEDANGQSTAGNETEEVDGNCMCGLRRKRGVKVTGEQNLTAGCETVDTSHPGNTSDSLSHQRKLAHLKPCTDELLQKPPGFPAMQEADESPPKYCHTTEDPQQGREEPHKSSPEAHGAIENFSNEDHALKTDLDGKEEKVVCLNTVKIRENAKTPGNDKEKPDTAEKEWKFHMTEKKDMDHHPATQEKDESKVSLALGSGISKETLQELKNLLRESPVLSTRVRNSGKPRSPSSHTLPLKSSDNQRSYMEMFHPHLRGGDQKVLSGRKPGAGLAGKPPLLHSSAGLDKQPSESEDMDHSPGRQQTHSPNVGSASEAKFEPTSEHSRDPSVKSIPLHLVSEIERIKEQMSRDNIRFVRFEAADLHGVSRSKSIPSRFFRTKAIHGVAMPRGYLELTLNPKDNEINHISASNFNCDIILSPELSTFRVLPWTEDTARVICDSFAVTGNPLLTSPRHIAKQQLGQLQDHGFALRSAFTYEFCIYGIAEIINSKTITFPATTMLNNQDQCFIQELIDGMYHAGANIESFSSSTGPGQMEISFQPEFGLSAADSAFTFRTGIKEVAKKYNYIASFFTENGFCNSGILSHSLWDITGENNLFSSGSGAPEFTDIGKNWLAGLLVHSAALSCLMAPTIGCRKRYNVYRKDSKEMVSVKWAWNDNSCAFNVKSHGEKGTRIESRLGSAMANPYLVLSATIAAGLDGIRRGLSFQEASEEIQSTAQFKVATIPLKLEDALIALQEDECIREALGNTFVRYFVAMKQYEMENEEMDVERNKFLEYFI, from the exons ATGGACAAAGAAGATGCCAATGGCCAG AGCACTGCCGGAAATGAAACTGAGGAAGTTGATGGCAACTGCATGTGTGGAttgagaagaaaaagaggagtcAAAGTCACTGGGGAGCAGAACCTTACAGCAGGATGTGAAACTGTGGACACTTCTCACCCTGGAAACACTTCTGATTCGCTCTCTCATCAAAGAAAGCTTGCTCACCTCAAGCCATGTACAGATGAACTTCTTCAGAAACCACCAGGcttcccagcaatgcaggaagcaGATGAGAGCCCTCCCAAATATTGTCATACAACAGAAGACCCACAGCAGGGCAGAGAGGAACCTCACAAAAGCAGCCCAGAAGCTCATGGGGCAATAGAAAATTTCAGCAATGAAGACCATGCACTGAAAACAGATTTAGATGGCAAAGAAGAGAAAGTTGTGTGTCTAAATACAGTGAAAATCAGGGAGAATGCAAAAACACCAGGAAATGATAAAGAGAAACCTGACACAGCAGAGAAGGAGTGGAAGTTCCACATGACTGAGAAAAAGGACATGGACCATCATCCAGCAACCCAGGAAAAAGATGAAAGCAAAGTCTCTTTAGCTTTGGGCTCTGGAATTTCCAAAGAAACTTTGCAAGAGTTGAAAAACCTGTTGAGAGAAAGCCCGGTGCTGAGTACCAGGGTTAGGAacagtggcaaacccagaagtcccTCTTCCCATACACTTCCTCTGAAGTCTAGTGATAATCAAAGGAGCTACATGGAAATGTTTCACCCTCATTTAAGAGGAGGTGATCAGAAAGTCCTCTCTGGGCGCAAGCCAGGAGCAGGGCTAGCAGGGAAGCCACCCCTGCTGCACAGCTCTGCTGGGTTGGATAAGCAGCCATCCGAAAGCGAAGATATGGATCATTCTCCTGGGAGGCAACAGACACATTCCCCCAATGTAGGCAGTGCTTCAGAAGCTAAATTTGAGCCCACATCTG AACACAGCAGAGATCCCAGTGTAAAGAGCATTCCCCTTCACTTGGTCTCTGAGATTGAGCGCATTAAAGAACAGATGTCCAGAGACAATATACGTTTTGTCAGGTTTGAAGCAGCCGACCTTCATGGCGTGTCAAGATCAAAGAGCATCCCGTCTCGTTTTTTCCGG ACCAAAGCAATCCATGGTGTTGCCATGCCCAGAGGTTACCTTGAACTGACTCTGAATCCCAAGGATAATGAAATAAACCATATAAGCGCCAGCAATTTCAACTGCGACATAATCCTGAGTCCTGAATTATCAACGTTTCGGGTTTTGCCATGGACTGAAGACACTGCTAGAGTGATCTGCGATTCCTTCGCTGTAACTGGCAACCCTTTGTTGACTTCCCCCAGGCACATAGCCAAACAACAGCTGGGGCAACTCCAAGACCATGGCTTTGCCCTGCGTTCTGCCTTCACATACGAGTTCTGCATTTATGGCATTGCCGAAATCATCAATTCAAAGACGATCACTTTCCCCGCTACAACCATGCTCAATAACCAAGACCAGTGTTTCATTCAGGAACTCATTGATGGGATGTATCACGCCGGGGCGAACATTGAGAGTTTCTCGTCTTCCACAGGACCTGGCCAAATGGAGATCTCTTTTCAGCCAGAATTTGGCCTCAGTGCAGCCGACAGTGCCTTCACCTTCCGCACCGGCATTAAAGAAGTGGCCAAAAAGTACAATTACATTGCCAGCTTTTTCACCGAGAATGGATTTTGCAACTCAGGCATCCTCTCCCATAGCCTTTGGGATATCACTGGGGAGaataatttgttttcttctggTTCCGGAGCCCCCGAGTTCACCGACATAGGGAAGAACTGGCTTGCTGGGTTATTGGTGCATTCTGCAGCTCTGAGCTGCTTGATGGCTCCAACCATCGGCTGCCGTAAACGCTACAATGTGTACCGCAAGGATTCCAAGGAGATGGTGTCTGTGAAGTGGGCATGGAATGATAACAGCTGTGCATTTAACGTCAAAAGTCACGGCGAGAAGGGAACTCGGATTGAAAGCAGGCTAGGTTCAGCAATGGCAAACCCTTACTTGGTTCTGTCTGCTACTATCGCTGCTGGTCTGGATGGCATAAGGAGAGGACTCAGTTTCCAGGAGGCATCAGAGGAGATCCAGAGCACTGCTCAGTTCAAAGTTGCAACAATCCCACTGAAATTAGAAGATGCTCTCATTGCACTTCAGGAAGATGAGTGCATCCGGGAAGCCCTAGGTAACACCTTTGTCCGGTATTTCGTCGCTATGAAACAGTATGAGATGGAAAATGAAGAGATGGACGTGGAAAGGAATAAATTTTTAGAATATTTTATCTAG